The segment CTGGGCGGATGCCACGTCGATGTCGGTCCTGGCCCATGAGTGGCGGGCCCGGCAGGACTCCTGAGGCCCCCGGGGCCCACCACGGCCGCGCACGGCGACACGCCTCAAACGATTCCACCCTCCGGGATTCCATACCCCCTAGGGGTATAGTATGGTGAGCAGCACGAGCCCCGGGGCCACCAACCGTCCCGGTCCGCCCGGAATGCGACGTACGCCGTCCGACGCCCACGAGGAGAACGCCATGACCACCCAGTCCGACATCGAGATCATCGAGACGGCCACCGCGTCGAGCTGCTGCGGCGGAAGCTCCTGCGGCACGGGCGCGGCCGGGGCCGAGGGTGCCGTCACCACCGTCTACCAGGTGAAGGGCATGACCTGCGGCCACTGCGAGGGCGCGATCTCCGGCGAGGTCTCCGCCATCGCCGGTGTCACCTCGGTGACCGCGGTCGCCGCCACGGGCCTGGTCACCGTGGTCTCGGAGGCCGCGCTCGACGAGGCCGCCGTGCGCGCGGCCGTGGACGAGGCGGGCTACGAACTGGTCGGCACCGCCTGAGCCGGCGGCAAGCCCTTTCCGGGCCGTACGGGACCGCTCGCCGCGGCCGTCCCGTGCGGCCCGTCCGCATATCCGGGCCGGCCGCGGACATCCGGGGCGGCCCAGCACCCTCTCTCGGGCGGTATCGGCGACATTTCGGACACGTGCGAACGTGATCCGCCTCTCATCGAACGACGCTTCCGGACTCATGAGAGAGCGCTTTCCCGGGGTGGACGATCATCGGCCACCGGCCGCCTCACCCGGCATCGCCCCTGCTCATCACCGTGATCGACGGTTCCGGGTACCCGGATCCGCCCCGCCTCCGGTGATCACACCCCGGGCCTCCGGCGACCGCCCAGCAGCTACATGTGAGGCACAAGACCTTCACAAAGAGACCTAGATCACAGATATTGAGGGGTAACCATTGAGGCCCCCCAAGGGTCTAAATGGACGATGCCAGGAACGTCTTGGGGGACGTTCATGGGATGTCTTGGGGGACATCCCAGGCAAGCGTTGGCCGGGGCACGTGCCCGGGGAGCTTTGAGCGGCCCTCCCGTGCGTACGTACCCCGGCATACCGCATGAGCAGTTCCGCGGTCGCAGACACCCGGCCGGATCCCGTGGGGGGAATCCGCTCCGGGGATATGGGAAGCGCCCCGCTCGCCGACCCGTGGGGGGATCGGCGGTGGGGCGCTTTCCGCTTGATACGGCTCGATGCCGCCTCGGCGCGGCTCGGTCAGCGGGCCTCGACGGGGACGAAGTCACGGAGGACCTCACCCGTGTAGATCTGCCGCGGACGGCCGATCCGGGAGCCGGGCTCCTTGATCATCTCGTGCCACTGGGCGATCCAGCCGGGCAGCCGGCCGAGCGCGAAGAGCACGGTGAACATCTCGGTCGGGAAGCCCATGGCCCGGTAGATCAGGCCGGTGTAGAAGTCGACGTTCGGGTAGAGCTTGCGCTCGACGAAGTAGTCGTCGGCCAGCGCGTGCTCCTCCAGCTTGAGGGCGATGTCCAGCAGCTCGTCCGACTTGCCGAGGGCGGAGAGGACATCGTGCGCCGCCGCCTTGATGATCTTCGCCCGGGGGTCGAAGTTCTTGTAGACGCGGTGCCCGAAGCCCATGAGCTTCACGCCGTCTTCCTTGTTCTTCACCTTGCGGATGAAGGAGTCGACGTCGCCGCCTGCGGCCTGGATGCCCTCCAGCATCTCCAGCACCGACTGGTTGGCACCGCCGTGCAGCGGGCCCCAGAGCGCGGAGATACCGGCCGAGATCGACGCGAACATGTTCGCCTGCGACGAGCCCACCAGGCGGACCGTGGAGGTCGAACAGTTCTGCTCGTGGTCGGCGTGGAGGATGAGCAGCTTGTCGAGGGCCGCGACCACGACCGGGTCCAGGTCGTACTCCTGGGCGGGGACCGAGAAGGTCATCCGCAGGAAGTTCTCCACGTACCCCAGGTCGTTGCGCGGGTAGACGAAGGGGTGGCCGATCGACTTCTTGTAGGCGTACGCCGCGATCGTGGGCAGCTTGGCCAGCAGCCGGATCGTGGAGAGGTGGCGCTGCTTCTCGTCGAACGGGTTGTGGCTGTCCTGGTAGAACGTCGACAGGGCGCTGACCACGGAGGACAGCATCGCCATCGGGTGGGCGTCGCGCGGGAAGCCGTCGAAGAACCGCTTGACGTCCTCGTGCAGCAGCGTGTGCTGGGTGATCTCGTTCTTGAAGACGGCCAGCTCGTCGACCGTGGGTAGCTCGCCGTTGATGAGCAGATAGGCCACCTCGACGAAGGTGGAACGCTCGGCGAGCTGCTCGATGGGGTAACCGCGATAGCGCAGAATGCCCTGCTCGCCGTCGAGGTAGGTGATCGCGGATTTATAGGCGGCCGTGTTGCCGTAGCCGCTGTCCAGGGTCACCAGACCCGTCTGGGCCCGGAGCTTCCCGATGTCAAAGCCCTTGTCACCGACGGTGCTCTCGACCACCGGGTAGGTGTATTCACCGTCCGCGTAACGCAGTACTACAGAGTTGTCGCTCACGTCATCCCTCACCGACGTAGTGCCTCTTCTTCGAGGTGCCCTGACTGTCTCTACCATCCCCCATTTGGCGCATGAGAGTGCACTCGGGGTCGACCTTTGGGCCTATTGGCGGCACTCAGTGCCGCCAACCTGCTCATCCTGCCCCGTTCGCCCGATTTCCGGAAGTCGGAGTGGAGATTCGCACCCCGGGCGGGGTGGCGGCTCCCCCGGGCGGAGGAGTGCGCGGGGGTCAGCCCCGGGACAACCGGTGATCGAGCGCGGTGCAGCGTCTGCCCGCGGAAACGGTCCGCACGGCCTGCCCTATCGCCCGGCGGGAGCCGACCAGCACCACCAGCTTCTTCGCCCGGGTGACCGCCGTGTAGAGCAGATTCCGTTGCAGCATCATCCAGGCCCCGGTGGTGACCGGGATCACCACCGCGGGGTACTCACTGCCCTGGGAACGGTGGATGGTCACCGCATAGGCATGGGCCAGTTCGTCCAGTTCGTCGAAGTCGTACGGCA is part of the Streptomyces qinzhouensis genome and harbors:
- a CDS encoding heavy-metal-associated domain-containing protein, giving the protein MTTQSDIEIIETATASSCCGGSSCGTGAAGAEGAVTTVYQVKGMTCGHCEGAISGEVSAIAGVTSVTAVAATGLVTVVSEAALDEAAVRAAVDEAGYELVGTA
- a CDS encoding citrate synthase; the encoded protein is MSDNSVVLRYADGEYTYPVVESTVGDKGFDIGKLRAQTGLVTLDSGYGNTAAYKSAITYLDGEQGILRYRGYPIEQLAERSTFVEVAYLLINGELPTVDELAVFKNEITQHTLLHEDVKRFFDGFPRDAHPMAMLSSVVSALSTFYQDSHNPFDEKQRHLSTIRLLAKLPTIAAYAYKKSIGHPFVYPRNDLGYVENFLRMTFSVPAQEYDLDPVVVAALDKLLILHADHEQNCSTSTVRLVGSSQANMFASISAGISALWGPLHGGANQSVLEMLEGIQAAGGDVDSFIRKVKNKEDGVKLMGFGHRVYKNFDPRAKIIKAAAHDVLSALGKSDELLDIALKLEEHALADDYFVERKLYPNVDFYTGLIYRAMGFPTEMFTVLFALGRLPGWIAQWHEMIKEPGSRIGRPRQIYTGEVLRDFVPVEAR